In Primulina huaijiensis isolate GDHJ02 chromosome 4, ASM1229523v2, whole genome shotgun sequence, the DNA window gaaaatgttttttcaagcatttccgattctgtaacctcatgtccacaaaattttaactgcgagattattctatacatcgctgaattgtaatcactgacttttttaaagtcttggaatcttaacatattccattcatcacgggcggtcggaagtataacttcccttatatgttcaaatctctcttttaatcctttccacagagccatgggatctttttcgatgagatattcacattttaaaccttcatcaaggtgtcgtcgtaaaaatattatagcttttgctttttcttgtgatgaagatataccattttctttaatggtctcgcttagacccaatgactcaagatgcatttctacatcaagagtccatggcatatagtttttcccagtaatatcaagagcgatgaattcgagctttgccaagtttgccatggtggtactaaaaattacgatgcattttattagttaatgaatattgcaatacaaagtaatggataaacaacaagtacaagtattcgtaaaaataaagaaaacacacgaggaggatattctccgataaatacaagactggtgagtatgataaccaaaataattaaaaataacctcgtgaaagccatcttctttttttcttcgaaaatttgatgaagaataatttttagagaagaagagaaagttggagtgattgaatgtatttgtgagattgtatttatagagcaaaaactagccgttttgttaccgtttattaccgttggtgtataagaaaataaatgtatgtatttgtataattttatggtaataatatggtgtatataatattagtcatatttaaataattatgtatatcatatcacattattataattaggtgtcataagttattttgtttaaaaaaccttataggcttttatacttgtcgtatcccttaccgggagtgtgggatgtcgtcttaacatcctcccaggatttataacaagtttttgaaaaaattatttttattatttctaacaataacattatattatatattacatatataaacaataaataaataacagtaaaataaatattattacttttgttacctttttcttctgttcggagcttggaaaaatatggaggacttttagagcttcgtgctgataacgtgttgtgaaaaagtaaaaatttacggtaaaaaagtaaaaatctcaaactctcaaaattatcacactacacactttataatatttttctctcaactcaattgtgattttcttcacaaatgagagatctatttatagaaaatttttacaaataatccaaaaataaaatacatcattacctacatcatcacacactaattttcaatattcaacacctaattttacctaattttcaacattcaacattcacattttcaacacaaatatttaacacatttttaaataatttttcaacaaaaagcTATTTTTTCGACATTATTAGTTTAccattcaaaaaatataatatttttaataaaaaaattaatctggCAGTGAGAGTTATTTTCGTCATTCAGTTCTATAACTAGGGCTTTTAGTCTCCCCTCTTCCGCTCCCCCCAAGCCGCCCAATCTCCTCCGGTCTTAAGGTAAACCTGAGGCCCCCCAACAAATTGTGGATACGTTAATGCTGACGTTTGatgattttgttttcttctccATGAATTAGGGTTTCTGCTTGTTAGAGATGGCGACAGTGCCTGGGCAGTTGATCTGGGAGATCgttaaaaaaaacaactgtTTCCTGGTGAAGGAATTCGGGAATGGAACCGCGGGAGTGAAATTCAGCAAGGAACCCAACAATCTATGCAACATCCATTCATACAAGTACTCTGGTTAGTTTCATGTTTTTGGCATTTGTTCTAGCTTCATTTACTCAactttttgtttggttttacttGAACGTGAAGAAAGGATCCGGATAtggaaaataatgataaaaggtcgacttattttattttcaaggtAAATTTTATGTTAGTGTTAGTGGTCATTTGATTGTTTAGAAGTTTGTGTGGGAGTATTTGCTACATTTGTTGTCAGTAAAATCGAATGGAAATATGACCATCCCAGATTTATCGGAAGATGGTGGTGATTAACCTGGTTTTTGGTTTCGCTTTTTCTATTGCTGTTTCATATAATTGAAATTAGAGACTGATACAGCCTCCTGATGTTGCTATTACACTCTTAATAACTTTGATAATAACTGTGCCGATTGTTAGCTGGACAATTCTCTGTTGGCTTTTTTGAATATAAATTGCTTTTGTTGTAAATGAAGACCTGCGATGTTTGTGGATTCATGAgaatcttttattttcttttctattttatttaagagagaatattttgttttggttcTTTGCAGTTGAACTCTCTTTTATGACATCTGAAATGACTTGTTTTGTGGATTATTTTCTTAGGGTTGGCAAACAAGAAAACTGTGACCATTCAACCTGGCAAGGACCAGTCGGTTTTGCTTGCTACTGCAAAGACCAAGAAGCAGCACAAGCCTCGCCATTTGCTTCACAAGTCTGTCATGAAGAAGGAGTTCCACCGCATGGCCAAGGCTGTTTCTAACCAGGTACATTATCATCAGTAAATCCCTTTATGTTTGAGATTATTTGGTTTCCCTGCAT includes these proteins:
- the LOC140975808 gene encoding large ribosomal subunit protein eL28z-like, which produces MATVPGQLIWEIVKKNNCFLVKEFGNGTAGVKFSKEPNNLCNIHSYKYSGLANKKTVTIQPGKDQSVLLATAKTKKQHKPRHLLHKSVMKKEFHRMAKAVSNQVADNYYRPDLKKAALARLSVVNRSLNVAKSGVKKRNRQAA